A genome region from Setaria italica strain Yugu1 chromosome III, Setaria_italica_v2.0, whole genome shotgun sequence includes the following:
- the LOC101752806 gene encoding probable indole-3-acetic acid-amido synthetase GH3.1, giving the protein MPEAPVAMRETAAAVLPEAHREALEYIERVTAGAAQVQRRVLAEILAQNAPAEYLRRLGVEGDAPGAVEAFLRAAPLVTYEDILPDVLRIANGDTSPILSGKPIREFLTSSGTSGGERKLMPSIADEMDRRSLMYTLLMPVMSQAVPGLDKGKCMYLYFVKAESRTPAGLPARPVLTSFYRSRHFLERPHDPYTVYTSPDEAVLCVDSYQSMYAHLLCGIVHRADVLRVGAVFASGFLRAIRFLEKHWPRLCRDIRSGTLDAEVTDRSVRAAVERVLRADPALADAVEAECARPSWEGIIRRVWPNTKYIDVIVTGAMAQYIPTLEFYGGGLPLTCTMYASSECYFGINLNPMCKPSDVAYTLIPTMGYFEFLPVPSSGGSPAAEPQPCDLVNLVDVKLGHEYELVLTTYSGLYRYRVGDVLRVAGFKNQAPMFNFVRRNNVVLSIDSDKTDEAELHAAVAGAVQHLAPFGASLVEYTSYADAATIPGHYVLFWELRGGGATPVPASVFEDCCLAVEEALNSVYRQGRAADRSIGPLEIRVVSEGTFDKLMDYALAHGASINQYKAPRCVRPGPLVELLDGRVQARYLSPKCPKWSPGGGQQWSGNAAALAAGATKADGNGGVAVA; this is encoded by the exons ATGCCGGAGGCGCCGGTCGCCATGcgagagacggcggcggcggtgctgcccGAGGCGCACCGCGAGGCGCTCGAGTACATCGAGCGCGTGACGGCGGGCGCGGCCCAGGTGCAGCGCCGCGTGCTGGCGGAGATCCTGGCGCAGAACGCGCCGGCCGAGTACCTGCGCCGCCTGGGCGTCGAGGGGGACGCGCCGGGCGCCGTCGAGGCGttcctccgcgccgcgccgctcgtcACCTACGAGGACATCCTCCCCGACGTGCTCCGCATCGCTAACGGCGACACCTCGCCCATCCTCTCCGGCAAGCCCATCCGCGAGTTCCTCACCAG CTCCGGCACGTCGGGAGGGGAGCGGAAGCTGATGCCGTCGATCGCCGACGAGATGGACCGGCGCTCGCTGATGTACACCCTGCTCATGCCGGTTATGAGCCAGGCCGTCCCCGGGTTGGACAAGGGGAAGTGCATGTACCTCTACTTCGTCAAGGCGGAATCCCGCACGCCGGCGGGCCTCCCGGCGCGCCCCGTGCTCACGAGCTTCTACCGGAGCCGCCACTTCCTCGAGCGCCCGCACGACCCCTACACCGTGTACACGAGCCCCGACGAGGCCGTCCTCTGCGTCGATTCGTACCAGAGCATGTACGCGCACCTGCTCTGCGGCATCGTGCACCGCGCCGACGTGCTCCGCGTCGGCGCCGTCTTCGCCTCGGGCTTCCTCCGCGCCAtccgcttcctggagaagcactGGCCGCGCCTCTGCCGCGACATCCGCTCCGGCACGCTCGACGCCGAGGTCACCGACCGGTCCGTGCGCGCCGCCGTGGAGCGGGTGCTCCGCGCGGACCCGGCGCTCGCCGACGCGGTCGAGGCCGAGTGCGCGAGGCCGTCGTGGGAGGGCATCATCCGGAGGGTGTGGCCCAACACCAAGTACATCGACGTCATCGTCACAGGCGCCATGGCGCAGTACATCCCCACGCTGGAGTTCTACGGCGGCGGCCTGCCGCTGACCTGCACCATGTACGCCTCCTCCGAGTGCTACTTCGGCATCAACCTCAACCCGATGTGCAAGCCCAGCGACGTCGCCTACACCCTCATCCCCACCATGGGCTACTTCGAGTTCCTCCCCGtcccctcctccggcggcagccCCGCCGCCGAGCCCCAGCCCTGCGACCTCGTGAACCTCGTCGACGTCAAGCTCGGCCACGAGTACGAGCTCGTCCTCACCACCTACTCCG GGCTGTACCGGTATCGCGTGGGCGACGTGCTGCGCGTGGCCGGGTTCAAGAACCAAGCGCCCATGTTCAACTTCGTGCGCCGAAACAACGTGGTGCTGAGCATCGACTCGGACAAGaccgacgaggcggagctgcACGCGGCAGTGGCCGGCGCGGTTCAGCACCTGGCCCCCTTCGGCGCGTCGCTCGTCGAGTACACGAGCTACGCCGACGCGGCGACCATCCCGGGCCACTACGTGCTCTTCTGggagctccgcggcggcggtgcgacGCCCGTGCCGGCGTCGGTGTTCGAAGACTGCTGCCTCGCCGTGGAGGAGGCCCTCAACAGCGTCTACCGCCagggccgcgccgccgaccgCTCCATCGGGCCGCTGGAGATCCGCGTCGTCTCCGAGGGCACGTTCGACAAGCTCATGGACTACGCGCTCGCCCACGGCGCGTCCATCAACCAGTACAAGGCGCCCCGGTGCGTGCGCCCGGGCCCACTGGTGGAGCTCCTCGACGGCCGGGTGCAGGCCAGGTACCTGAGCCCCAAGTGCCCCAAGTggagccccggcggcggccagcagtGGAGCGgcaacgccgccgccctcgccgccggcgccacgaaAGCCGACGGCAATGGCGGAGTAGCGGTCGCCTGA
- the LOC101753220 gene encoding uncharacterized protein LOC101753220, with protein MDRRAQRLVTRVSVALAALATLSLVHLLHHASPSCFPASHSLALTLSLAPFPRTSCDAATRRVVPPDRSLAKLRASSRWRRRISALAASVFPPLRGLGFLAAPSRVLCLAAGAGHAVDALRSTGVADVTGTDLVDFPPLVRRADPHRLPFSNAAFDLVFSDDPSAISGALFPSRLAAEAERAVRRGGGIALAVDREIETAAVAALFKRSRIVDVKDVTLDGSQVRLLILQSNGTTSIPH; from the coding sequence atggaTCGGCGCGCGCAGCGGCTGGTCACCCGCGTCTCCGTCGCGCTGGCCGCCCTCGCCACGCTCTCGCTCGTACACCTCCTGCACCACGCATCCCCCTCCTGCTTCCCCGCGTCGCACTCCCTCGCGCTCACCCTCTCCCTCGCCCCCTTTCCCCGCACTTCCTGCGatgccgccacccgccgcgtgGTCCCGCCCGACCGCAGCCTCGCTAAACTGCGCGCCTCTtcgcgctggcgccgccgcatCTCTGCCCTGGCAGCGTCCGTCTTCCCTCCGCTCCGCGGCCTCGGCTTCCTCGCCGCCCCCTCCCGTGTCCTCTGcctcgccgcgggcgccggccaCGCGGTCGACGCGCTCCGGTCCACGGGAGTGGCCGACGTGACCGGGACCGACCTCGTCGACTTCCCGCCGCTCGTCCGCCGCGCTGACCCCCACCGCCTCCCGTTCTCGAACGCCGCCTTCGACCTCGTGTTCTCGGATGACCCCTCGGCGATCTCCGGCGCGCTGTTCCCgtcccgcctcgccgccgaagCTGAGCGCGccgtccgccgcggcggcggcatcgcgcTCGCGGTCGACCGGGAGATCGAGACCGCCGCAGTGGCCGCGCTATTCAAGCGATCGCGCATCGTGGATGTGAAGGATGTCACCTTGGATGGCTCCCAGGTTCGGCTGCTCATCTTGCAGAGCAATGGCACCACTTCGATCCCGCATTGA
- the LOC101753629 gene encoding scarecrow-like protein 32, which translates to MEQEMRTAASGGGSGLRAHSSVCFSGALIDGPRIQQLLLHCAAALESNDVTLAQQAMWVLNNIASSQGDPNQRLTSWLLRALVARACRQLCAPAGTTQEAAAVRPRERAVSVTELAEYVDLTPWHRFGFTASNSAILRAVAGSAAVHVVDLGVTRCMQWPTLIDMLSKRPGGPPALLRITVPSARPTVPPLLGVPDEELGVRLANFAKSKGVRLEFNVAGKGTGTSPASSPEKAAAAAPCQNLASVLSDPPSLALRDGEALVVNCQSWIRHVAPGSRDAFLDAVRALNPCLVTVTDEDADLDSPSLASRIEGCLNFHWILFDALDTSAPRDSPRRAEHEAAVGRKIESVVGADDAGGGAERSESGARLAERMRRNGFAGVAFDEETAGEVRRLLSEHATGWGVKREEDMLVLNWKGHGAVYTSAWMPN; encoded by the coding sequence ATGGAGCAGGAGATGAggaccgccgcctccggcggcggcagcggcctcaGGGCGCACAGCTCCGTCTGCTTCTCCGGCGCGCTCATCGACGGCCCGCGCAtccagcagctgctgctccactgcgccgccgcgctcgagtCCAACGACGTCACGCTGGCGCAGCAGGCCATGTGGGTCCTCAATAACATCGCCTCCTCGCAGGGGGACCCCAACCAGCGCCTCACCTCGTGGCTGCTCCGCGCGCTGGTCGCCCGCGCGTGCCGCCAGTTGTGCGCCCCGGCTGGGACTACCCAAGAGGCGGCCGCCGTCAGGCCGCGGGAGCGGGCGGTGTCGGTGACGGAGCTCGCCGAGTACGTCGACCTCACGCCGTGGCACCGGTTCGGGTTCACTGCCTCCAACAGCGCCATCCTCCGGGCCGTGGCGGGCAGCGCCGCCGTGCACGTCGTTGACCTCGGCGTCACGCGCTGCATGCAGTGGCCGACGCTCATCGACATGCTGTCGAAGCGGCCCGGGGGCCCGCCGGCGCTCCTGCGCATCACCGTGCCGTCCGCCCGCCCCACCGTGCCGCCCCTGCTCGGCGTGCCGGACGAGGAGCTCGGTGTCCGGCTGGCCAACTTCGCTAAGTCCAAAGGCGTACGGCTAGAGTTCAACGTCGCCGGCAAGGGCACGGGCACCAGCCCGGCGTCGTCTCCAGAGaaagctgcggcggcggcgccctgccAAAACCTGGCGTCCGTGCTCTCCGACCCGCCGTCGCTGGCGCTCCGGGACGGCGAGGCGCTCGTCGTAAACTGCCAGAGCTGGATCCGCCACGTCGCGCCGGGCTCGAGGGACGCGTTCCTCGACGCCGTCCGCGCGCTGAACCCGTGCCTGGTCACCGTGACCGACGAGGACGCCGACCTGGACTCGCCGAGCCTCGCGTCACGCATCGAGGGGTGCCTcaacttccactggatcctGTTCGACGCGCTGGACACGTCCGCGCCCAGGGACAGCCCGCGGCGGGCGGAGCACGAGGCGGCCGTGGGCCGGAAGATCGAGAGCGTCGTgggcgccgacgacgccggcggcggcgcggagcggtCGGAGTCCGGCGCGAGGCTCGCCGAGCGGATGCGGCGGAACGGGTTCGCCGGCGTGGCGTTCGACGAGGAGACGGCCGGAGAGGTGAGGCGCCTGCTGAGCGAGCACGCGACTGGCTGGGGCgtgaagcgggaggaggacatGCTCGTGCTCAACTGGAAGGGGCATGGCGCCGTGTACACGAGCGCTTGGATGCCCAACTAA
- the LOC101754045 gene encoding 22.3 kDa class VI heat shock protein: MPGRRAIEVRLQPGAAGDASAPPKWRMSLLENTFAGFLQGAGADAAARAVFAEGSLFSPFLFGKFFDPADAFPLWEFEPEVLLAALRRSAARTTVDWAETDAEYYLRADIPGGRKCDVEVSGDAMKVIDISGLWRVPPADGRDWRAGRWWEHGFVRRVELPEDAEWRKVEAYFDDGEGSLEIKVPKAVDAHQATA; the protein is encoded by the exons atgccggggcggcgggcgatCGAGGTCCGGCTGCagccgggcgccgccggcgacgcctcgGCGCCGCCCAAGTGGCGCATGTCGCTGCTGGAGAACACGTTCGCCGGGTTCCTgcagggcgccggcgccgacgccgcggcgaggGCCGTGTTCGCGGAGGGGTCCCTGTTCAGCCCCTTCCTGTTCGGCAAGTTTTTCGACCCCGCCGACGCGTTCCCGCTGTGGGAGTTCGAGCCCGAGGtgctgctcgccgcgctccggcgCAGCGCCGCCAGGACAACCGTCGACTGGGCCGAGACCGACGCCGAGTACTACCTCAGGGCTGACATACCAG GTGGCAGGAAATGCGACGTGGAGGTGAGCGGGGACGCGATGAAGGTGATCGACATCAGCGGGCTGTGGCGGGTGccgccggccgacggccggGACTGGCGCGCCGGCCGGTGGTGGGAGCATGGTTTCGTCCGGCGCGTGGAGCTGCCAGAGGACGCGGAGTGGAGGAAAGTGGAGGCCTACttcgacgacggcgaggggtCCCTGGAGATAAAGGTTCCCAAGGCCGTCGATGCCCACCAGGCCACCGCCTGA
- the LOC101754438 gene encoding uncharacterized protein LOC101754438: MGLFSWWRGGRRGGGPPEQRSQPAGAVAGAGSAEAVASGAHGAVEVRRQRQAADATVFEFGSAAESGVAVTLAGYCPVSDDLEPCRWELVPAAGEGAPQFRIVF, encoded by the coding sequence ATGGGGCTCTTCTCGTGGTGGAGGGGagggcgacgcggcggcggcccgccggAGCAGCGGAGCCAGCCGGCCGGTGCGGTCGCGGGGGCCGGGAGCGCCGAGGCGGTTGCTTCCGGGGCGCACGGGGCGGTGGAGgttcggcggcagcggcaggcggcGGACGCGACGGTCTTCGAGTTCGGGTCCGCGGCGGAGTCAGGGGTTGCCGTCACGCTCGCGGGGTACTGCCCCGTCTCTGACGACCTCGAGCCGTGCCGCTGGGAGCTGGTGCCGGCCGCCGGGGAGGGCGCGCCGCAGTTCCGGATCGTGTTCTAA